A single genomic interval of Flavobacteriales bacterium harbors:
- the rsmI gene encoding 16S rRNA (cytidine(1402)-2'-O)-methyltransferase, with protein MSGRLIVVPTPIGNLEDITIRAQRVLAEADAVVAEDTRVSGRLLQHLGIARPLVSFHTVNEHRVVEQLIARLARGERLALVSDAGTPGISDPGFLLVRAAVRAGIDVECLPGPTAFVPALVCSGLPCDRFVFEGFLPQKKGRRTRLEALRDEPRTIVLYESPHRLQRLLDELAGVMGADRPACASREISKLHEEHVRGSIAELRVHFAAHAPRGEFVVCVGGAP; from the coding sequence GTGAGCGGGCGCCTGATCGTGGTGCCGACCCCGATCGGCAACCTGGAGGACATCACCATCCGTGCACAACGCGTATTGGCGGAAGCGGACGCCGTGGTGGCCGAGGACACGCGGGTGAGCGGCCGCCTGCTTCAGCATCTGGGCATCGCCAGGCCGCTCGTCAGTTTCCACACCGTGAACGAGCACCGGGTGGTGGAGCAGCTCATCGCCCGGCTGGCCCGGGGCGAACGCCTGGCACTGGTGAGCGATGCGGGCACCCCGGGCATCAGCGATCCGGGATTCCTCCTGGTGCGCGCCGCCGTGAGGGCCGGCATCGATGTGGAGTGCCTGCCCGGCCCCACGGCCTTCGTGCCCGCGCTGGTGTGCAGCGGCCTGCCGTGCGACCGCTTCGTGTTCGAGGGCTTTCTCCCCCAGAAGAAGGGCCGCCGAACCCGCCTGGAGGCCTTGCGCGACGAACCCCGCACCATCGTGCTCTACGAGAGCCCGCACCGCCTTCAACGATTGCTCGACGAACTGGCCGGGGTGATGGGTGCGGACCGGCCCGCCTGCGCGAGCCGCGAGATCAGCAAACTGCACGAGGAACATGTCCGAGGCAGCATCGCCGAACTGCGGGTGCACTTCGCCGCGCACGCACCGCGCGGTGAGTTCGTGGTGTGCGTGGGTGGCGCCCCATGA
- a CDS encoding thymidine kinase, which produces MFLERVRSQAPGKGWIEVICGSMFSGKTEELIRRLRRAEFARQKVEIFKPSVDTRYADTEVVSHDATSIRSTPVPNSSNLLLLAADIDVVGIDEAQFFDEGLPQVCAQLANSGVRVIAAGLDMDFQGRPFGPMPHLMAIAEHVSKVHAICVHCGQLATFSHRTHASTDLIHLGETDSYVPLCRGCFEAARQDQDAPARQVAVRR; this is translated from the coding sequence ATGTTCCTGGAGCGCGTCCGCAGCCAAGCCCCCGGCAAGGGCTGGATCGAAGTGATCTGCGGCTCCATGTTCAGCGGCAAGACCGAAGAGCTGATCCGCCGGCTGCGCCGCGCGGAGTTCGCCCGTCAGAAGGTGGAGATCTTCAAGCCGAGCGTGGACACCCGCTACGCGGACACCGAGGTGGTGAGCCATGACGCCACCAGCATCCGAAGCACCCCCGTGCCCAACAGCAGCAACCTGCTTCTGCTGGCCGCCGACATCGACGTGGTGGGCATCGACGAGGCCCAGTTCTTCGACGAGGGTCTCCCGCAGGTCTGCGCCCAGCTCGCCAACAGCGGGGTGCGGGTGATCGCCGCCGGATTGGACATGGACTTCCAAGGCCGGCCCTTCGGCCCCATGCCGCACCTGATGGCCATCGCCGAACACGTTTCGAAGGTGCACGCCATCTGCGTGCATTGCGGACAGCTGGCCACGTTCAGCCATCGCACCCACGCGAGCACCGACCTCATCCACCTGGGGGAGACCGATAGCTACGTGCCCTTGTGCCGCGGCTGCTT
- a CDS encoding Zn-dependent exopeptidase M28 produces MRILHLPLLALVAMPATAQDAAAVLANARRWVDTLASPALHGRGYVNGGDSLAAELIAAEFDRLGLHRVRESRFEPFSFPVNTFPDSVKLTVDDAPLRPGIDFLVDPGSGSATGRYDVVHLTLNDLATPERRAMTMGVVTGRAIALHLPVVRSADSLELVRSVQADLLHYGPVLRKAAGKLTWGVSQQAARYPLLELAAEAWNDSAAVIDLRVTNRMRTHHARNVWGLVKGRSSRNLVVVTAHYDHLGRMGPDVLFPGANDNASGVSMLVNLATHYARAKPQYDMLFIAFAGEEAGLVGSEWCAVDRAFDLGAVKLLINLDLMGTGDEGITVVNATAQQEVFDAMVAGNAATGRLAQVKPRGPACNSDHCPFVKRGVPAIFIYTLGGIAAYHDVFDRAETLPLTDYHDVYLSLVDLINGLK; encoded by the coding sequence ATGCGCATCCTCCACCTTCCTCTCCTGGCGCTCGTGGCCATGCCCGCCACCGCACAGGACGCCGCCGCCGTGCTGGCCAACGCCCGCCGTTGGGTGGACACCCTCGCCTCGCCTGCGCTGCATGGCCGCGGTTATGTGAACGGAGGTGACAGCCTCGCCGCCGAGCTCATCGCCGCCGAGTTCGACCGCCTGGGCCTGCACCGGGTCCGCGAGAGCCGGTTCGAGCCCTTCAGCTTTCCGGTGAACACCTTCCCGGATAGTGTGAAGCTCACCGTGGACGATGCACCGCTCCGGCCCGGGATCGACTTCCTCGTCGACCCCGGATCGGGAAGTGCGACGGGCCGCTACGACGTGGTTCACCTCACGCTCAACGACCTGGCCACCCCGGAACGACGCGCCATGACCATGGGCGTGGTCACCGGCAGGGCCATCGCCTTGCACCTGCCGGTGGTGCGCAGTGCCGATTCATTGGAGCTGGTGCGCAGCGTACAGGCCGACCTGCTCCACTACGGACCGGTGCTGCGCAAGGCGGCCGGCAAGCTCACCTGGGGTGTATCCCAGCAGGCCGCGCGATACCCCCTGCTGGAGCTCGCCGCAGAGGCGTGGAACGACAGTGCCGCGGTGATCGACCTGCGTGTGACCAACCGGATGCGCACGCACCACGCGCGCAACGTGTGGGGCCTGGTGAAGGGGCGCAGCAGCAGGAATCTGGTGGTGGTGACCGCCCACTACGACCATCTGGGCCGCATGGGGCCGGATGTGCTCTTTCCCGGGGCCAACGACAACGCCAGCGGCGTGAGCATGCTGGTGAACCTCGCCACCCACTATGCCCGGGCGAAGCCGCAGTACGACATGCTCTTCATCGCGTTCGCCGGCGAGGAGGCCGGCCTGGTGGGGAGCGAATGGTGCGCGGTGGACCGGGCGTTCGACCTCGGTGCCGTGAAGCTGCTGATCAACCTGGACCTGATGGGCACCGGTGACGAGGGGATCACGGTGGTGAACGCCACGGCCCAGCAGGAGGTCTTCGATGCCATGGTGGCGGGCAACGCGGCCACGGGCCGGCTGGCGCAGGTGAAGCCGCGGGGGCCGGCGTGCAACAGCGACCACTGCCCCTTCGTGAAGCGTGGCGTACCGGCCATCTTCATCTACACATTGGGCGGCATTGCGGCCTACCACGACGTGTTCGACCGCGCGGAGACGCTGCCGCTCACCGACTACCACGACGTGTATCTCTCCTTGGTGGACCTGATCAACGGGCTGAAGTGA
- a CDS encoding zinc-binding dehydrogenase yields MRAWQLHRHGDPERGLRLVELADPRPGPGQILIHCEGFGLNYADVMAVRGLYREAPPLPSVLGYEVVGRVVECGPGTSAALHGRRVVALTRFGGYAELALADARACAPIPDDLPAGVAAALATQGCTAWYAARIAVPLRAGMRVLVHSAAGGVGQLLVQLALQSGCTVFAVAGGAEKMAHLRAIGVQHVIDRKAGPYEVAVRTALAGARLDVSFNAVAGRTFRTDMGLIGSGGTVVLFGGAQRGSGSGPFATLRFVWDMGLVVPIFLMMRSKSIVGINMLKLGDHRPGLVAECLQAVVREAARGALRPHVHATLPATQLPAALRELGSGRTVGKVALSWQVPAQGTTTSAR; encoded by the coding sequence ATGCGCGCCTGGCAACTTCATCGGCACGGTGATCCCGAACGCGGTCTGCGGCTGGTGGAGCTTGCCGATCCGCGGCCCGGACCCGGCCAGATCCTGATCCACTGCGAGGGTTTCGGCCTCAACTACGCCGATGTGATGGCCGTGCGAGGCCTCTATCGCGAGGCGCCGCCACTGCCCAGCGTGCTGGGCTACGAGGTGGTGGGCCGGGTGGTGGAATGCGGTCCGGGCACCTCCGCCGCACTTCACGGCCGGCGGGTGGTGGCGTTGACGCGGTTCGGCGGTTACGCGGAGCTGGCCCTGGCCGATGCACGGGCCTGCGCACCCATCCCGGACGACCTGCCGGCGGGCGTGGCCGCAGCACTGGCCACGCAGGGCTGCACCGCCTGGTACGCCGCGCGCATCGCCGTTCCGCTCCGGGCCGGCATGCGGGTCCTGGTGCACAGCGCCGCCGGCGGGGTGGGTCAATTGCTGGTGCAGCTGGCCCTGCAGAGCGGATGCACCGTCTTCGCCGTGGCCGGAGGCGCGGAGAAGATGGCCCACTTGCGAGCCATCGGCGTGCAACACGTGATCGACCGCAAGGCCGGGCCCTATGAGGTCGCTGTGCGGACCGCGCTCGCCGGAGCGCGCCTCGATGTGAGCTTCAACGCCGTGGCCGGGCGCACCTTCCGCACGGACATGGGCCTGATCGGCAGCGGCGGCACGGTCGTGCTCTTCGGGGGGGCCCAACGCGGCAGCGGCTCCGGTCCCTTCGCCACCCTGCGCTTTGTGTGGGACATGGGTCTGGTGGTGCCCATCTTCCTGATGATGCGCAGCAAGAGCATCGTCGGCATCAACATGCTGAAGCTCGGCGACCACCGACCCGGGCTCGTCGCCGAATGCCTTCAGGCGGTGGTGCGTGAGGCGGCCCGCGGTGCGCTGAGGCCGCACGTGCATGCCACGCTGCCGGCAACGCAGCTACCTGCGGCACTGCGGGAGCTGGGTTCAGGCCGCACCGTGGGCAAGGTGGCCCTTTCCTGGCAGGTTCCTGCTCAGGGAACGACCACCTCGGCGCGCTGA
- a CDS encoding STAS/SEC14 domain-containing protein — protein MNEHPSLIDTATATVERVSAELIEVRFKPDVKLDVEGIGEVVNAKRTLCGADSPDVLAVMPPEVDFELNVLNVDHSKANGGCPTRRLAFAGQSPLNERLAHLYFSYFPRHSETRVFHDEREARSWLDQRAEVVVP, from the coding sequence ATGAACGAACATCCTTCCCTGATCGACACGGCGACAGCCACCGTGGAGCGGGTCTCCGCAGAGCTGATCGAAGTGCGCTTCAAGCCGGATGTGAAGTTGGACGTGGAGGGGATCGGCGAGGTCGTGAACGCAAAACGCACCCTATGCGGTGCGGACAGCCCCGATGTGCTGGCGGTGATGCCACCGGAGGTGGACTTCGAACTGAACGTGCTGAACGTGGACCACAGCAAGGCCAATGGCGGCTGTCCCACTCGGCGGCTGGCCTTCGCCGGCCAGAGCCCGTTGAACGAGCGGCTGGCCCACCTCTACTTCAGCTACTTCCCGCGCCACAGCGAAACGCGGGTGTTCCACGATGAGCGCGAGGCCCGGTCGTGGCTCGATCAGCGCGCCGAGGTGGTCGTTCCCTGA